A window of the Vanessa cardui chromosome 12, ilVanCard2.1, whole genome shotgun sequence genome harbors these coding sequences:
- the LOC124534281 gene encoding 4-hydroxyphenylpyruvate dioxygenase-like, producing the protein MTSYTDKGKKPENGRFLAFDHITFWVSNAKQAASYFITRFGFEPLAYKGLETGSRKFASHAVRMNKIIFIFQAQYEPEETDFVKEVEYHGDFVKDVAFQVENLDYILEYAKKQGAVVVRDLWQEEDEFGVVRMAILKTYGDNTHTLVDRSKYKGPFLPGYQPLGKDPIQKFLPKVEINFVDHVVGNQPDNEMEEAASWYERCLQFHRFWSVDDKQVCTEYSALRSVVMANWEETVKCPINEPAAGKRKSQIQEYVEYHGGAGVQHIAINTEDIVTAIEHLRERGVEFLSIPSVYYKIIRENLKNSKVQVAESIDTLERLNILIDYDDDGYLLQIFTKNTQDRPTLFIEVIQRRNHNGFGAGNFKTLFESIELEQEKRGNL; encoded by the exons atg ACATCGTATACAGATAAAGGGAAAAAACCCGAGAATGGACGTTTTTTGGCATTCGATCACATTACTTTTTGGGTATCCAATGCAAAGCAA GCAGCCAGTTACTTCATAACGCGGTTCGGGTTCGAACCTCTGGCATACAAAGGTTTAGAAACGGGATCTAGAAAATTCGCAAGTCATGCTGTTAGAATGAATAAG attatattcatatttcaaGCTCAGTATGAACCAGAGGAAACCGATTTCGTTAAAGAGGTAGAATATCACGGAGACTTCGTCAAGGACGTAGCCTTCCAAGTGGAAAACTTAGATTACATACTCGAATATGCGAAGAAGCAAGGCGCTGTTGTTGTTAGAGATCTATGGCAGGAAGAAGATGAATTTGGTGTTGTTCGGATGGCAATACTCAAAACC TATGGcgacaacacacacacactggTTGATAGGTCGAAATACAAAGGACCTTTCTTACCTGGTTACCAACCATTAGGAAAAGATCCTATCCAAAAGTTTTT GCCGAAAGtggaaattaattttgtggATCACGTAGTTGGTAATCAGCCAGATAATGAAATGGAAGAAGCTGCGTCGTGGTACGAACGCTGCCTGCAATTTCACag ATTCTGGTCGGTGGATGACAAACAAGTGTGTACGGAATACTCCGCTCTCCGATCTGTGGTGATGGCGAATTGGGAGGAAACGGTGAAGTGCCCTATCAACGAGCCGGCGGCGGGCAAACGAAAGAGCCAGATTCAGGAATACGTGGAGTATCATGGCGGTGCTGGCGTGCAGCATATTGCCATTAATACCGAGGACATTGTTACCGCG atcGAACATCTTCGTGAACGTGGCGTCGAATTTCTGTCCATACCCTcagtatattacaaaataatacgcGAAAACTTGAAAAACAGTAAAGTCCAAGTCGCTGAGAGCATAGACACGCTGGAACGCCTCAACATCCTCATAGACTACGACGACGATGGCTACCTGCTACAAATATTCACCAAGAACACGCAGGATCGACCAACGCTCTTCATAGAAGTTATACAAAGAAGGAATCATAAT gGATTTGGTGCTGGCAACTTCAAAACATTGTTTGAATCAATTGAATTGGAGCAAGAAAAACGGGGTAATCTTTAA
- the LOC124534326 gene encoding translocation protein SEC62 isoform X1, with protein sequence MADKRKIKKRKEEFGEPPVNEKPTSEEYAVAKWLKANVPTKKTKFLNHHVEYFTGTKAVDALLTSKWATGKNPIFTTRREVSDYLHQMLVHKLFHRAKKVPVSEQELKGKSKKKDIEKSSKSGDEKDGEKSQASACESKDTKDNKENKDKEKEKKKRKIRLEMHMEQLFLDSLDAYVWIYDPMPWYYWLCGALVVFGTIGVCMFPLWPATVRKGVYYLSVAAAAFLVMIIVLAVLRVVVFCLVWILTLSRHHLWLLPNLTEDVGFFASFWPLYKYEYRGPGSESDKSSKSKKKRKKDKHSDEEEEKTPLVQAEKPAEPSVEETTPIPQVETVDSKEEPQDPVSNTDKLSESESENSQRSSTDRDFEMVEPADFEPDPKDNTT encoded by the exons ATGGCAGAcaaaaggaaaattaaaaaacgaaaagAG GAGTTTGGTGAGCCGCCCGTGAATGAGAAGCCAACGAGTGAGGAGTATGCTGTCGCGAAATGGTTGAAGGCAAATGTTCCCACTAAGAAAACCAAATTCCTCAACCACCACGTCGAATACTTTACAG GTACAAAGGCAGTCGATGCACTCCTCACATCGAAATGGGCAACCGGAAAGAATCCAATCTTCACAACGCGTCGCGAAGTGTCCGACTATCTCCACCAAATGCTCGTGCACAAACTGTTCCATAGAGCGAAGAAG GTACCGGTTAGTGAGCAAGAATTAAAAGGCAAGTCAAAGAAGAAAGACATTGAAAAGTCAAGCAAGAGTGGGGATGAGAAGGATGGAGAAAAGAGTCAAGCGAGTGCCTGTGAATCTAAG gaCACAAAGgacaacaaagaaaataaagacaAGGAAAAAGAGAAGAAGAAACGTAAAATCCGTTTAGAAATGCACATGGAACAGTTGTTCTTGGACAGTTTGGACGCATATGTGTGGATATACGACCCGATGCCCTGGTACTACTGGCTGTGTGGAGCGCTAGTCGTCTTTGGCACGATTGGGGTTTGCATGTTCCCACTCTGGCCGGCCACTGTACG GAAAGGTGTATATTATCTAAGTGTAGCAGCCGCTGCATTCCTCGTAATGATAATAGTGCTGGCCGTACTGCGAGTCGTTGTGTTCTGTCTGGTGTGGATACTGACACTCTCTCGACATCATCTCTGGCTGCTGCCAAACTTAACCGAGGATGTTGGATTCTTTGCATCATTCTGGCCACTTTATAAG tacGAATACCGCGGGCCGGGTTCCGAAAGCGATAAGTCATCGAAGAGCAAGAAGAAACGTAAGAAAGACAAGCATTCCGACGAGGAAGAAGAAAAAACTCCGCTAGTGCAAGCGGAGAAGCCGGCCGAGCCCAGCGTTGAGGAAACAACACCGATTCCTCAAGTGGAAACTGTTGATTCTAA GGAAGAACCACAGGATCCAGTTTCAAATACAGATAAGCTCTCAGAATCTGAATCGGAGAACAGTCAACGATCATCAACGGATAGAGACTTTGAGATGGTCGAGCCAGCGGACTTCGAACCTGATCCGAAGGACAACACAACATAG
- the LOC124534326 gene encoding translocation protein SEC62 isoform X2, producing the protein MRDFEFGEPPVNEKPTSEEYAVAKWLKANVPTKKTKFLNHHVEYFTGTKAVDALLTSKWATGKNPIFTTRREVSDYLHQMLVHKLFHRAKKVPVSEQELKGKSKKKDIEKSSKSGDEKDGEKSQASACESKDTKDNKENKDKEKEKKKRKIRLEMHMEQLFLDSLDAYVWIYDPMPWYYWLCGALVVFGTIGVCMFPLWPATVRKGVYYLSVAAAAFLVMIIVLAVLRVVVFCLVWILTLSRHHLWLLPNLTEDVGFFASFWPLYKYEYRGPGSESDKSSKSKKKRKKDKHSDEEEEKTPLVQAEKPAEPSVEETTPIPQVETVDSKEEPQDPVSNTDKLSESESENSQRSSTDRDFEMVEPADFEPDPKDNTT; encoded by the exons atgagagaTTTT GAGTTTGGTGAGCCGCCCGTGAATGAGAAGCCAACGAGTGAGGAGTATGCTGTCGCGAAATGGTTGAAGGCAAATGTTCCCACTAAGAAAACCAAATTCCTCAACCACCACGTCGAATACTTTACAG GTACAAAGGCAGTCGATGCACTCCTCACATCGAAATGGGCAACCGGAAAGAATCCAATCTTCACAACGCGTCGCGAAGTGTCCGACTATCTCCACCAAATGCTCGTGCACAAACTGTTCCATAGAGCGAAGAAG GTACCGGTTAGTGAGCAAGAATTAAAAGGCAAGTCAAAGAAGAAAGACATTGAAAAGTCAAGCAAGAGTGGGGATGAGAAGGATGGAGAAAAGAGTCAAGCGAGTGCCTGTGAATCTAAG gaCACAAAGgacaacaaagaaaataaagacaAGGAAAAAGAGAAGAAGAAACGTAAAATCCGTTTAGAAATGCACATGGAACAGTTGTTCTTGGACAGTTTGGACGCATATGTGTGGATATACGACCCGATGCCCTGGTACTACTGGCTGTGTGGAGCGCTAGTCGTCTTTGGCACGATTGGGGTTTGCATGTTCCCACTCTGGCCGGCCACTGTACG GAAAGGTGTATATTATCTAAGTGTAGCAGCCGCTGCATTCCTCGTAATGATAATAGTGCTGGCCGTACTGCGAGTCGTTGTGTTCTGTCTGGTGTGGATACTGACACTCTCTCGACATCATCTCTGGCTGCTGCCAAACTTAACCGAGGATGTTGGATTCTTTGCATCATTCTGGCCACTTTATAAG tacGAATACCGCGGGCCGGGTTCCGAAAGCGATAAGTCATCGAAGAGCAAGAAGAAACGTAAGAAAGACAAGCATTCCGACGAGGAAGAAGAAAAAACTCCGCTAGTGCAAGCGGAGAAGCCGGCCGAGCCCAGCGTTGAGGAAACAACACCGATTCCTCAAGTGGAAACTGTTGATTCTAA GGAAGAACCACAGGATCCAGTTTCAAATACAGATAAGCTCTCAGAATCTGAATCGGAGAACAGTCAACGATCATCAACGGATAGAGACTTTGAGATGGTCGAGCCAGCGGACTTCGAACCTGATCCGAAGGACAACACAACATAG